The following are from one region of the Anaerolineae bacterium genome:
- a CDS encoding bifunctional anthranilate synthase component II/anthranilate phosphoribosyltransferase — translation MILVIDNYDSFTYNLVQYLGELGQEVEVRRNDAITPDGITALKPNQIVISPGPGTPDDAGISVELVKRFYRDIPILGVCLGHQAIGQAFGGKIGRAGQLMHGKVSPIEHDQTGLFHNLPSPFTATRYHSLIVREPLPGCLAVIARNKEGGEVMALRHKEYPTIGVQFHPESILTEYGHELLRNFLEIEAPKLGQVNAIAKMSEAGVIMPIKTAINKVMSAESLSAAEAEAVMSQIMAGEATPAQIGGYLMALRLKGETVEEITGSARAMRHSSVKVTPATPPEELVDTCGTGGDGSGTFNISTTAAFVVAGTGQKVAKHGNRAASSKCGSADVLVALGANLDLAPEQVAEAIDEVGIGFLFAVKHHPAMKHAIGPRRELGVRTIFNALGPLTNPAGALAQVIGVYDEALTELMAKVLGQLGSRGALVVHGHGGLDELTTTGPNKISRLQNGQVTTEMLDPLALGLIQADPAELLGGTAEENAEITRGILAGKKNGARREVVVLNAAAALLAAGQVASFAEGINRANESIDSSAALDVLNCFVEFTRQVRA, via the coding sequence ATGATTTTAGTAATAGACAATTACGACTCTTTCACTTACAACCTGGTCCAATACCTGGGCGAGTTGGGGCAGGAGGTGGAGGTGCGCCGGAACGACGCCATCACCCCGGACGGAATTACGGCCTTAAAACCAAACCAAATCGTGATCTCGCCGGGGCCGGGCACGCCCGACGATGCGGGTATTTCGGTGGAGTTGGTCAAACGGTTTTATCGAGACATCCCCATTTTGGGCGTCTGCCTGGGCCACCAGGCCATAGGCCAGGCTTTTGGCGGCAAAATTGGGCGGGCTGGGCAATTGATGCACGGCAAGGTGTCGCCGATTGAGCATGACCAAACCGGCCTTTTTCATAATTTACCCAGCCCCTTCACGGCCACGCGCTATCATTCATTGATTGTGCGGGAACCGCTGCCCGGCTGTTTGGCCGTGATTGCCCGCAACAAAGAGGGGGGGGAAGTGATGGCCCTACGGCACAAGGAATATCCCACCATTGGCGTGCAGTTCCACCCCGAATCAATTTTAACCGAATATGGACACGAGTTGTTGCGTAATTTTTTGGAGATCGAAGCGCCCAAACTCGGTCAAGTAAATGCTATAGCCAAAATGAGCGAAGCAGGAGTGATCATGCCCATTAAAACTGCCATTAACAAAGTAATGAGCGCCGAGTCGCTCAGCGCGGCAGAAGCCGAAGCAGTGATGTCCCAAATTATGGCCGGTGAGGCCACGCCGGCCCAGATTGGGGGGTATCTGATGGCCTTGCGGCTCAAGGGTGAAACGGTAGAGGAAATCACCGGCAGCGCCCGCGCCATGCGCCATTCGTCGGTAAAGGTGACCCCGGCCACCCCGCCGGAAGAATTGGTAGATACCTGCGGCACCGGCGGCGACGGCTCCGGCACGTTCAACATCAGCACCACGGCCGCGTTTGTGGTGGCCGGAACCGGCCAAAAAGTAGCCAAACACGGCAATCGTGCGGCCAGCAGCAAGTGCGGCAGCGCCGACGTGCTGGTTGCGTTGGGGGCCAATTTAGACCTTGCCCCGGAGCAGGTGGCCGAGGCCATTGATGAAGTGGGCATTGGGTTTCTCTTTGCCGTTAAGCACCACCCGGCCATGAAACACGCTATCGGCCCGCGCCGCGAGTTGGGTGTCCGCACCATTTTTAACGCCCTTGGCCCGTTGACCAATCCCGCCGGGGCGTTAGCGCAGGTGATTGGAGTGTACGATGAGGCGCTGACCGAACTTATGGCCAAAGTATTGGGTCAGTTGGGCAGCCGGGGCGCTTTGGTGGTGCACGGACACGGCGGTTTGGATGAATTGACGACCACCGGCCCCAACAAAATAAGCCGCCTGCAAAACGGCCAGGTGACCACCGAAATGCTGGACCCCCTGGCCCTGGGACTTATACAAGCCGACCCTGCCGAGTTGCTGGGGGGCACCGCCGAAGAAAATGCTGAGATTACTCGCGGTATCTTGGCCGGTAAAAAGAATGGCGCCCGGCGAGAGGTGGTGGTTTTAAATGCGGCGGCGGCACTGTTGGCTGCGGGTCAAGTTGCCAGTTTTGCCGAAGGAATTAACCGGGCTAATGAAAGTATTGATAGCAGTGCAGCCTTAGATGTATTGAATTGCTTTGTGGAATTCACCCGGCAGGTGAGAGCTTGA
- the trpC gene encoding indole-3-glycerol phosphate synthase TrpC — translation MTILDEIVQYKRTEELPRQMETRVMALVQTEAALAPKPKNFVAALRAAGRVALIAEIKKASPSRGLLRRNFDPLALATIYAQNGASALSVLTDEKYFQGRLEYITQIKNHLPQNGPAPPVLRKDFIFHPYQVYQARAAGADALLLIAAVLNDKELAGLLALSRQLGMAALIEVHTRAELERVLPLQPRLIGVNNRDLRDFSVDLNTCIKLRRRVPADVCFVAESGVHNAADVARLAKEGIDAVLVGEALVKAKNVGAKVRELLSYDLPV, via the coding sequence ATGACCATTCTTGATGAAATTGTCCAATATAAACGTACCGAGGAATTACCGCGTCAAATGGAGACTCGCGTAATGGCGTTAGTGCAGACTGAGGCTGCCCTGGCCCCCAAGCCCAAAAACTTTGTGGCCGCCTTGCGAGCCGCCGGCCGGGTAGCCTTGATCGCGGAGATCAAAAAAGCTTCGCCCAGCCGGGGGCTTTTGCGCCGCAACTTTGATCCGTTGGCACTGGCCACAATTTACGCCCAAAATGGCGCGTCGGCGCTATCGGTGCTGACCGACGAAAAGTACTTTCAAGGCCGGTTGGAATATATCACCCAAATCAAAAACCATTTGCCCCAAAACGGCCCGGCGCCGCCGGTGCTGCGCAAAGACTTCATCTTCCATCCCTACCAGGTTTACCAGGCGCGAGCCGCCGGAGCCGACGCCCTGTTGCTCATCGCCGCCGTGCTCAATGATAAGGAGCTGGCCGGCTTGCTGGCCTTGTCCCGGCAGTTGGGAATGGCGGCTTTAATTGAAGTCCACACCCGGGCCGAGTTGGAGCGCGTATTGCCCTTGCAGCCCCGCCTCATCGGGGTCAACAACCGCGACCTGCGGGATTTTTCGGTTGACTTGAATACCTGTATCAAGCTTCGCCGGCGCGTGCCCGCCGATGTTTGTTTTGTGGCCGAAAGCGGCGTCCATAACGCGGCAGACGTGGCTCGTTTGGCTAAAGAAGGCATTGATGCCGTTTTGGTGGGTGAGGCTTTGGTCAAGGCCAAGAATGTGGGGGCAAAAGTGAGGGAGTTACTGAGTTATGACCTTCCGGTATAA
- a CDS encoding SAM-dependent methyltransferase produces the protein MTFRYNNVVPWGRNYDEYVRMFDLREAELALKILGCGDGPASFNYECTQRGGRVVSVDPIYNLTRNEIQQRIDETYADVLRQTGQNQEKFKWDRIKSVAELGRMRMGAMKLFLDSYEQGKLDRKYIPGALPHLPFADNEFDIALSSHFLFLYTDNLSYEFHVEAINEMLRVSREARIFPLLDVNANKSAYVERITADFEANEIEVRKVNYEFQIGGNEVLIIRKGIFTR, from the coding sequence ATGACCTTCCGGTATAACAACGTAGTGCCCTGGGGCAGAAATTATGACGAATATGTGCGGATGTTCGATTTGCGCGAAGCTGAATTGGCCTTAAAAATATTGGGTTGTGGTGATGGCCCGGCCAGTTTTAATTATGAATGTACCCAACGCGGCGGGCGAGTGGTGTCGGTTGATCCCATTTACAACTTGACCAGAAATGAAATACAGCAAAGAATTGATGAAACCTACGCCGACGTTTTGAGGCAAACCGGGCAAAATCAAGAGAAATTCAAATGGGATAGAATTAAGTCTGTGGCCGAACTTGGCCGGATGAGAATGGGGGCGATGAAATTATTTTTAGACTCTTACGAGCAGGGTAAGCTTGACCGCAAATACATCCCCGGCGCGTTACCCCATCTTCCGTTTGCCGATAACGAGTTTGACATTGCGCTGAGTTCACACTTTTTATTTCTATATACGGATAATTTGTCTTATGAATTTCACGTTGAGGCTATTAACGAAATGTTAAGGGTTTCAAGGGAAGCAAGAATATTTCCCCTGTTAGACGTTAATGCAAATAAATCAGCTTATGTTGAAAGGATAACGGCAGACTTTGAGGCAAACGAGATAGAGGTGAGAAAGGTCAATTACGAATTTCAAATTGGTGGAAATGAAGTATTGATCATCAGAAAAGGGATCTTTACCCGTTAG
- a CDS encoding NUDIX hydrolase, with product MTKPETIISEEKIFTGHVLDFSLRQVRLADGQVVGREIVINKGAVVIVPLTGNNEVRLLRQYRAAAEKWIIELPAGGLEPGEDPDLAAPRELLEETGDQAATWQKLHGFYSAPGILTEFLHLYLATDLTPGPNAAEFDEHIEVITVPWAEAMAMIRRHEIEDAKTIAGLMVAGLHLGLNPK from the coding sequence GTGACAAAACCTGAAACCATTATCAGCGAAGAGAAAATATTCACCGGCCACGTGCTTGACTTCAGCCTGCGCCAGGTTCGTCTGGCTGACGGCCAGGTGGTCGGCCGCGAAATTGTGATTAACAAAGGAGCGGTGGTAATTGTGCCGCTGACCGGGAACAACGAAGTGCGTTTGCTCAGGCAATATCGCGCCGCCGCAGAGAAGTGGATCATTGAGCTTCCGGCGGGCGGACTGGAACCCGGCGAGGACCCCGACCTGGCCGCTCCCCGCGAATTGTTAGAGGAAACCGGCGACCAGGCGGCCACCTGGCAAAAACTGCACGGTTTTTACAGCGCGCCCGGCATTTTGACCGAATTTTTGCACCTGTACCTGGCCACAGACCTGACCCCCGGCCCCAACGCCGCTGAGTTCGACGAGCATATTGAGGTGATCACCGTACCCTGGGCCGAGGCTATGGCCATGATCCGTCGCCACGAGATTGAGGATGCCAAAACCATTGCCGGCTTGATGGTGGCCGGGCTGCACCTGGGCTTGAACCCGAAATAA
- the aroB gene encoding 3-dehydroquinate synthase, producing the protein MSIINVSHPAGSYPIYLDRGGLAKTGQYLAQLGYRGRCAVISNETVGPLHAEPLLAGLREAGFAPTRFDIPDGEQFKTLATVAGLYPQLVAAKLDRRSPVIALGGGVVGDLAGFAAATFLRGVPFVQIPTTLLAMVDASVGGKTGVDLPQGKNLVGAFKQPEMVIMDPNVLSTLPEVEFRAGLGEVVKHGIIDGPELFAMLEEGDYDMIRLLDEAVRVKVRVVQEDPFEQGRRAVLNLGHTFAHAFELLSNFELRHGLAVSIGLACAARLATRLGYCSGATTERIISLLEQLHLPFQPPPYAFADVWAVMFTDKKRQGNTVRFILPRAIGQVDIFNDVTEAEVRAILTG; encoded by the coding sequence ATGAGCATTATCAACGTTTCTCATCCCGCCGGCAGTTATCCCATTTACCTGGATAGGGGGGGGCTGGCCAAAACCGGCCAATATTTGGCCCAGTTGGGTTACCGGGGCCGCTGCGCCGTGATCAGCAATGAAACCGTTGGCCCGCTGCACGCGGAACCGTTGCTGGCCGGTTTGCGCGAGGCCGGTTTTGCCCCAACCCGCTTTGACATCCCGGACGGGGAACAATTCAAAACGTTGGCGACCGTTGCCGGGCTGTATCCCCAATTGGTGGCCGCCAAGCTTGACCGGCGCAGCCCGGTTATTGCCCTGGGCGGCGGCGTGGTTGGCGACCTGGCCGGTTTTGCGGCGGCTACTTTTTTGCGCGGCGTGCCGTTTGTGCAAATTCCAACCACTCTGTTGGCCATGGTAGACGCCAGCGTGGGCGGCAAAACCGGGGTGGATCTGCCCCAGGGCAAAAACCTGGTGGGCGCGTTCAAACAGCCGGAAATGGTAATAATGGACCCCAATGTGCTGTCCACTCTGCCGGAGGTGGAATTTCGGGCCGGGCTGGGCGAAGTGGTGAAGCATGGGATTATTGACGGACCGGAATTGTTTGCCATGCTGGAAGAAGGTGATTACGATATGATCCGCCTGCTGGACGAAGCGGTTCGGGTGAAGGTGCGCGTGGTGCAGGAGGATCCTTTTGAGCAGGGCCGGCGGGCGGTGCTGAATTTGGGCCATACTTTTGCCCATGCCTTTGAGTTGTTGTCTAATTTTGAATTGCGCCACGGCCTGGCGGTCTCCATTGGCCTGGCCTGCGCGGCCCGGCTGGCCACCCGGTTGGGTTACTGTTCCGGCGCTACCACCGAGCGCATCATCAGTTTGTTGGAGCAATTGCATTTGCCGTTCCAGCCCCCCCCTTACGCTTTTGCCGACGTGTGGGCCGTGATGTTCACCGACAAAAAACGCCAGGGCAACACCGTGCGTTTCATTTTACCCCGGGCCATTGGCCAGGTGGATATTTTTAACGATGTAACCGAGGCTGAAGTGCGGGCAATTTTGACGGGTTAA
- a CDS encoding shikimate kinase — protein MMTRKPEKELPNIILTGFMGVGKSTIGRLVAAELGRDFVDMDHLIEEREGRTINQIFADEGEAYFRQLEANLCRELAAQQGLVIATGGGTLVSAENLRVMEQSGLVVCLDCNSAVLWQRIGQSQDRPMLAARDQARFARLAALLEQRSPAYSRIAHHLDVTGFSAKENAQQICALARQIFAA, from the coding sequence ATGATGACCCGAAAACCAGAAAAAGAGCTGCCCAATATCATCCTGACCGGCTTTATGGGAGTGGGCAAATCCACCATTGGCCGCCTGGTGGCGGCTGAACTGGGGCGTGACTTTGTGGACATGGACCACCTCATTGAAGAGCGAGAAGGCCGGACGATCAATCAAATTTTTGCCGATGAGGGAGAAGCTTATTTCCGGCAGTTGGAAGCCAACCTGTGCCGGGAGCTGGCTGCGCAACAGGGTTTGGTGATTGCTACCGGCGGCGGCACGTTGGTATCGGCAGAGAATTTGCGGGTGATGGAGCAGAGCGGGCTGGTGGTTTGTTTGGATTGCAATTCCGCCGTGCTCTGGCAGCGCATCGGCCAGAGCCAGGATAGGCCCATGCTGGCCGCCCGCGACCAGGCGCGTTTTGCCCGCTTGGCCGCGCTCCTAGAACAACGTAGCCCTGCCTATAGCCGCATCGCCCATCATCTGGATGTTACCGGCTTTTCAGCCAAAGAAAACGCTCAGCAAATTTGCGCGTTGGCCCGCCAGATATTTGCGGCATAA